A region of the Ktedonobacteraceae bacterium genome:
GCAGCCGGTAATAGATGGCGTTCCCTTCTCTACGTGAAGCAATCAGACCGGCGTTGGAGAGTTGCTTTAAATGGCCTGATATAGTAGCGGGAGACAATTTCAAGTGTTTCGCGATATCGCCGGAACGTATCTCTATAGGAAGTGTTTGATCATTGTTATCCGGTATCGCCAGCAACTCCAGAATTTGCCGGCGAGTGCTGTCGCACATCATAGATAGGAAATGATCTACGAATTGCTCAATTTCGGCAGGGCGATGATGAAATGGAGGCTCTGCCGGTGTCTTTGTCACTTCTGATGATTGTTCAATCGACATACAAACAAATCCCTTTTCCACGTAATGTTGGTAGCAGTATCGAATACTCTACACTATACACGCGACGAACCCCCATGGAGTTACAAATTTGGGCAAATCTGAACTATTGCTATGAACTGATGGCTCTAGTCATCGGGAACAAGGATGACCACAAACGGATAGTCGAGTGGGAAAAGGTTGGATGAGTTAACGAGGACCGGGGCGGTAACCAGGTACACGGACCTGGATGTCCAATGATAAATTCGCCCACTGTCGATCGGTTGTAAATACAGAGAGATTTCGGCTCTGTGCCAGGGCAAGACAACATCGGTCT
Encoded here:
- a CDS encoding metalloregulator ArsR/SmtB family transcription factor, with product MSIEQSSEVTKTPAEPPFHHRPAEIEQFVDHFLSMMCDSTRRQILELLAIPDNNDQTLPIEIRSGDIAKHLKLSPATISGHLKQLSNAGLIASRREGNAIYYRLRNHTLVRTFKDLLHALDNEHAIRQH